The sequence CGGTTCTGCGGCAGGATGGCGTCGACCTTGAGGCTGCGGTGCCGGCTGAGGACGGCGACGCGACCGCCGGTGCGCTGGTAGGGGTCGAGCTCGGCGGCCATCGCCCGCTCCCACTCGCGGTCCTCGAAGCCGGAGCCGATGAGCAGGATCGCGCGGGCACGCTGGGCGCGCAGCATCGCCACGTACTCGACCTCGCGCGCCGGGTCGCGGAACGTGCTGGCGAGCATCACCAGCATCCCGTACTCGGCGGCGGTGCGCATGACGCCGCGGGCCACGGCGGCGAAGTAGGGGTCGCTGACGTCGTGGCAGACCACCCCGACGGACTTGCTGGAGGAGCTGGCGAGCGCCTGGGCGTGCGCGTTCGGGGTGTAGCTCAGCTCGGCCGCCGCGGCCAGGACGCGTTCCCGCAGGTCGGCGCGGACCTGCGAGGTCCCGTTCAGGACGCGGGACGCGGTGGCGAGCGAGACGCCGGCATCCCGCGCGACGTCCTGCAGGGTCACGTACGCTCGGTCGCCGGTGCGCTCCCCCTCGGCCGCTTCCGTCATCCCCGCCCCCCTCGGCCGGCACGGGCCCTCGCGGCGGGTTCCTGACGAAGACCCTCTTGACCGCGGTGCGTGCCGGTTCTTACGGTACATCAGAAAGCGCTTTCTGAACGCGCTTTCCGAACCACCCCGTCCGGAGGAACCCATGGTGAGTCAGGGTACGACGGCCGCACCGCCCTCGGCGGACGCGGCGGGCGTCGTGGAACGCGCCAGGCCCGGCGCGGGCGAACGGATCCGCGACGGCCTGGAACGGTCGTGGCGGCCGGTCGCCCTGCTGGTGGCCTGCTTCGCCGCGTGGTGGGCGATCAGCGCCTTCAAGCTGGTCGAGGCCTACCTCGTCCCATCGCCCGGCGCGACGCTGCGGCTGATGGGCGACAAGTGGGGCTACATCTGGCACCACACGTGGGTCACCACGTACGAGACCCTGATCGGCTTCGCGCTCGCGGTGCTCATCGGCGTCGCGTCCGCGGTGCTCATGGTGTACTCGTCCACGGTCGAGCGCACCCTCTACCCGATCCTGCTGTTCGCGCAGGTCGTCCCGAAGATCGCGATCGCCCCGCTGTTCGTGGTGTGGCTCGGCTTCGGCATCGGTCCCAAGATCGTCGTGGCGGTGCTGATCGCCTTCTTCCCGGTGGTGATCTCGATGGTCGCCGGGCTGAAGGCGGTGGATCCGGAGATGCTGCAACTGTCGGCCACGATGGGCGCGAGCCCGATGGCCACGTTCAGCAAGATCCGGCTGCCGGCGTCGCTCCCGCACCTGTTCTCCGGCCTGAAGGTCGCGGTCACCCTGGCCGTCACCGGCGCCGTGGTCGGCGAGTTCGTCGGCGCGAACGAGGGACTCGGCTACGTGATCCTGCAGGCCAACGGCAATCTCGACACCCCGATGCTGTTCGCCGGGCTGCTGGTCATGTCGGCCATCGGCGTCGTGCTGTTCGTCGTCGTCGAGGTCGCGGAGAAGCTGCTGCTGCCGTGGCACGCCAGCCGCCGAGGCGACGCCGTCACCACGACCTACTGACGGCGCCCCACGCGCCCCCCGCCACCCGAACCGCCCGCCCGGAATCCGCCGGACGGGACGTCCCGACAGACCAACGGCCGAGAACAACCCACCCCCTTACGGAGGGCCGCCTCATGAAACTCCGCACCCTCGCCATCGCCGTCATGGCTCCGGCCCTGGCACTCGCCGGCACCGCCTGCGGCGGTGACTCGGGCGAGACCACGAGCGCCTCGGGCAAGAAGCTGACCAAGGTCACGCTGACCCTGAACTGGTACCCCTACGGCGAGCACGCGCCGTTCTACTACGGCAAGAAGAAGGGGATCTTCGAGAAGCACGGCATCGACCTGGAGATCAAGGCGGGCCAGGGCTCGCAGAAGACCGTCCAGGCCACCGGCGCCGGGCAGACCGACTTCGGCTGGGCCGACACGCCCGCGCTGCTCGCCGCCGTCGACAAGGGGATGCCGGTCAAGAGCATCGGCGTGTTCCTGCAGACGACGCCCGCGTCCGTGCAGTCGTTCACCTCGGCCGGGATCAAGAAGCCCGCCGACCTGAAGGGCAAGAAGATCGCGGGTACGGCCGGGGACGCGCTGGCGCGCACCTTCCCGGTGTTCCTGCAGAAGAACGGGATGAGCGCGAGCGACGTCCCCGTCCAGAACACCGACCCGGCCGGGAAGATGGCCGCGGTGCTGGCCGGGAAGACCGCCGGGCTCATGGGCTTCGCGAACGACCAGGGCCCGACGATGGCCGCCAAGTCCGGCAAGCCGGTCTCGTACCTGCGGTACTCCGACTTCGGGCTGAACTTCTTCTCCAACGGCCTGCTGGCCGGCGAGCGGAAGCTGAAGAGCGACGCCAAGCTGGTCAAGGAGATGGTCGCGGCCACGAGCGAGTCGTGGACGGCCGCGGAGTCCGACCAGGCCGGCGCCGTCGCGAGCATGGCGGGCGCGTCCGAGCAGCTGCCGCCCGAGAAGGTGCTCACCGAGCAGTTCAAGACCACGCTGACGCTGCTGCACACCCCCGCGACGCAGGGCAAGGCGCCCGGCGTCAACTCCGAGGACGACTGGAAGCAGACGATCGCCACCTTCCAGCAGGCGGGGGTCATCGGAAAGGCGCAGGCGCCCTCGGAGTACTGGCAGGCGTCGGCCGCGCCGCAGACGTGACGGGACGAGCGATGAGGATCATGAGCGAGAAATCCACCGCGAAGCCGGACACCGGCCGGGAGACGGCCGTCAGCCTCGACGAGGTCGCGGTCCGGTTCCGCACCCGCAAGCGCGACGTCACCGCCCTGCGCGAGGTGTCGCTGGACGTCCCGATGGGCGAGTTCGTCGCGATCGTCGGACCGTCCGGCTGCGGCAAGTCCACGTTGCTGAAGCTGGTCGCGGGGCTGCTGAAGCCCTCGACCGGGGACGTGCGGCTGCGCGGGGACGAGGTCAAGGGGCCCCGCCACGACATCGGCTACGTGTTCCAGCGGGCCGCGCTGCTGGAGTGGCGCAGCGCCCGCAAGAACATCCTGC is a genomic window of Actinomadura citrea containing:
- a CDS encoding ABC transporter permease translates to MVSQGTTAAPPSADAAGVVERARPGAGERIRDGLERSWRPVALLVACFAAWWAISAFKLVEAYLVPSPGATLRLMGDKWGYIWHHTWVTTYETLIGFALAVLIGVASAVLMVYSSTVERTLYPILLFAQVVPKIAIAPLFVVWLGFGIGPKIVVAVLIAFFPVVISMVAGLKAVDPEMLQLSATMGASPMATFSKIRLPASLPHLFSGLKVAVTLAVTGAVVGEFVGANEGLGYVILQANGNLDTPMLFAGLLVMSAIGVVLFVVVEVAEKLLLPWHASRRGDAVTTTY
- a CDS encoding ABC transporter substrate-binding protein, whose amino-acid sequence is MKLRTLAIAVMAPALALAGTACGGDSGETTSASGKKLTKVTLTLNWYPYGEHAPFYYGKKKGIFEKHGIDLEIKAGQGSQKTVQATGAGQTDFGWADTPALLAAVDKGMPVKSIGVFLQTTPASVQSFTSAGIKKPADLKGKKIAGTAGDALARTFPVFLQKNGMSASDVPVQNTDPAGKMAAVLAGKTAGLMGFANDQGPTMAAKSGKPVSYLRYSDFGLNFFSNGLLAGERKLKSDAKLVKEMVAATSESWTAAESDQAGAVASMAGASEQLPPEKVLTEQFKTTLTLLHTPATQGKAPGVNSEDDWKQTIATFQQAGVIGKAQAPSEYWQASAAPQT
- a CDS encoding LacI family DNA-binding transcriptional regulator → MTEAAEGERTGDRAYVTLQDVARDAGVSLATASRVLNGTSQVRADLRERVLAAAAELSYTPNAHAQALASSSSKSVGVVCHDVSDPYFAAVARGVMRTAAEYGMLVMLASTFRDPAREVEYVAMLRAQRARAILLIGSGFEDREWERAMAAELDPYQRTGGRVAVLSRHRSLKVDAILPQNREGAAALARALLDLGHRRFGVLTGPRALTTVHDRLGGFTEALADAGVRVAPEHIVEAPFTRDGGYRAAAELLRRENRPTCVFAVTDVMAVGALAALRDHGVLVPGEMSLAGFDDISIVRDLTPALTTVALPLNAMGERVMGLALREPATRRSRIERVAGEVVLRASTAPPG